Sequence from the Panicum virgatum strain AP13 chromosome 5N, P.virgatum_v5, whole genome shotgun sequence genome:
CGCGCCTCCCGCTCCGCGACGTCATCGACGAGGTCGGGATCGGGAGCAAGAAGGCCTCCCGCACGCTCCGCCTGAAGAGGCCTTCGGGCCGGCCGCAGGGGCGGGTCGACGTCCGCGTCGCCATCCGCGAAGCCGCGCGGTACCACGATCCGAGCCCGTACCCGACGCCCGCCGGCAGCGGCTCTCGCGACCCCtaccacgccgccccgcccccgccggcctaCTACGGCCAGCCACCGCAGGCCGCGCCGTCGGTGGGGTACCCGGCGTACGCTCCTTCTGCTCCAGCGtatgcggccgcgccgccggtggtTGTTGCCCCTGCGGCCACGGTCGCTGCTCCACAGAAGGGCAACAAGATGGGGATGGGAACAAGTCTGGCGGTGGGTGCGGCGGCCGGGATGCTAGGCGGGTTGGCGCTTGCAGGAGGAGCTAGCTATCTGGGGGAAAGGTTCAATGACGGCTGCTgcgacagcgacgacgacgactactATTAGCCCATGGGAAGGCCGGGAGGAACGATCCAACAACAGGTCGAGAAGGGATTGAAATAAGTGAGACTCCATAGCAAAATGAATCAAACATTTCAACTTTAGCGTTCTGTTTATCCGTAGCGTTGTTTGTATTTTAATTTGTTTGGTTGTAGTACAATCTGAATTGATGAATCACCTCAggagtttttctttttctttcgaCTTCAGCAGTTCAGcctagttttgattttttagggAAATGCTAATTTCAGACCCCGCGCACGCGTTCACGCCGCCCTCGCCTATGCGCACATCCTTCTCATTCCAACGGGCATGCAGCAACGAAATCCCATACCGAGCAGGCCCACACCCTAATCGCCTGCCAACTGCAGCGTACTACAAGCAACCAAAActataaacataaaaaaatggaTTCGAATAAATGTGACAAGTACAGTTCCAATAGAAAGGTGACTTTTTAGGAAAATTTAGATActcattttgtattttttgatttaaaatgaattacttataatttttttagtttaaattttaatagttttaatttttataaaatggAATGCTATATACGTACGCGATTACAAGaatgtggccggcggcggcgtgtggtCGGGCATGAACCCCGGCCGTTGAGATGGTCGATCAGATGGCCTTGTCGATCAAAGAGACCACCAGTGATTTTCAGAGCCTCTCGCCGTCCGGGAGATGTAGCAGCACGTATGTAGAATAATGCGCCTTGGagcccgtcgccgtcgtcgttccTGAATGGCAGCTTGAGAGGCTTGAAGCCAGGGCCTGCAGGTCTCACCTGTTCAGCCTGCGTGCAAGTTGATGCATCAAGCTAATAACCTCAAGCTCATATCATCTATCTGCATTCTGCAAAGCTCTGCATGTCGATCATCAAATCGTAAAACTTGTTACACACGAATCTGCAATGCAATGCCACCGACCAGAGAAGCTTCCTGCATCTGGCATCCTACCTGATTGGACACAAGATCAAGAGAGTAATTAACTTCATAAAGAATCAAATATAATATTACCGAGATTATATAGATCTTTATCTTCCTCTTGAAATAATGTTTAAGTGAACTCGCTCTAAGTACGGCACTACTAGACAATTCATGATAAGATCGAGCGGAACTACTGTGCAGCAGTACAGCTAGCGTAGCCTCATTATTTTTACATATTTAGTCAACGATTTTGTTCAAAGCTAAGAACAAGCATTCCAGGGTCGTTCGTTCATGAATACTGTATGTTTGCATGTGCAAACCTGAGATTCGCAAAGATTACTTGGCCAGAATGCATTGTTATGCTAATCCCTACCATTCTTTTAAAAAATTGTACTATTGAATGTGACACAAAGTCTACGGATTCTGGCGTAGATGGCGCCGGCGACCTCCagcctaagagttactccagcaGCAGCTTTTAAATCAGATCCTCTAAAAGCTAAGTGTGGGTTGCCACTATTTTTCAGAAATCCCTAAATTTGCTCCAACATTAGCAATTGTTTTCAGTTTTAACTTATAATAGATGACTCCATTGAGAGACCCTTAGAAATTGAGGATGAAGGAGGGCATTTAGAGATCTCTTCCTAAATAGAGGATATAGTAGAGGATTGCGGGAGTATACTTTTTAGCTTAACCCCCTAAatttgagattaaaaagctGTTTAGAGTGTCATCTAGAGTTGCTCTAGCTAAGCGCTTGCCGTCGGTCCACCCAGCAGACACCAGCTTCCTCTCGGCATGGCGCACTTTTGAACCGAGAGCCACCCCGGGCCTCGCACCTGCGTCTGGCCGCACTACAGGATCCgagaactttgccgagtgccagaaacACCGGCAAAAGCCGTTATGCACTCGGCAAGCACCCTTGGCGAACAAAGTAACGGCAAAGacgactttgccgagtgccttttctcaagcactcggcaaagagttcACCGAGAGCCAAATCTCACACGGCAAAATAAGGATCCACGACCGGCGAAAGTTACGGTGACGGCGGTTTCGCCGAGTGCCAGAGTCTACCACTCGGCAAAGGACGCCACTTCGCCGAGTGCTGCGattctggcactcggcaaagaagccAGATTCGCCGAGTGTCTCAGggtcggcactcggcaaacgctCTCTTTGCCAAGTGCCCGAGTTCTGGCACTCGTTAAACCCCATGGCACACGACATATATGGGGTTTCCGGTAGTGCCGTTTGTGCAGAGGAAAGAAGAAGGTGAGCAGAGGAACCTAGGGGTGCAAATTGATGAACCTTAGGTGCACCTTCAACGTtctttagttcaaatatttatGCTATTTCTCCAAAATAGAATCTTAATTTAAAGAAGTAGTACTGGAatcttattttaaagaaacagtacaaatatttgaactaaaaagaaTTGAAGTTGCATCTAAAGATCACCAATTTATGCTCCCCAAGCGAAGCAACATGCGAGCAGACACGCCACCACCCGTCGCTCCGGTCCCCACGCTTCACCAATCGCAACCATAGATTATGCACCGCCCACACATGACACATACATAGCATctccttccttttttttctctcctctgGTCACCTTCTTCCTCCAATCCATTTCATAAATCGCAGCAGATCTAGCTAGACCACTCACCACTAAAATCGGTTAACAATGGCCGTGCGCCCAAGTGGCTGCGTCTGGAGCTGAACCGACGGCCTCATTGGTTGCAAGAAACGTTACATGGTTAGGCCCATGACGATCGAGCAGATAGCAGTGAGGGGCACAGCAGCTTGCAATCAGCGTGGTCGTTATCGTCAGACGTCAGTGCTCAGCAGCAATTCCTTATCCCGTTAGTTGTTGCTACGGCCTCAAGTTATTGGAGTATGCTTACCTCTAATGGATAGATAATGCCGTTTTCGGAGCAACGGCGACGGCGAATAAGAGGACACGATTCTTCGGCACACGACAGCACCAGGGCTTGAGCTTCTACATGGCCCGGAGAGACAGCTGCCGAGCTGGCAGGCCTTGGGCTGGACATGCATAATGGGCAGCAGCCCAACGAACCTGGGATTTAATTACCCTAAAAAACAAACGAACAAAGTTGGGATTATTATTTCGTCCATTTTAAACTGATGAGGCGAATGCACGGAGATTCGAAGacacctcct
This genomic interval carries:
- the LOC120672502 gene encoding protein SRC2-like — translated: MGSRYEVEVTVGSGQDLKNVNWRNGDLKPYVVLWVDDGPKCSTGVDHHDGENPDWRDDKLVVRLPPSTTRPEDAVLHIDVVHANAAAGTKPLVGSARLPLRDVIDEVGIGSKKASRTLRLKRPSGRPQGRVDVRVAIREAARYHDPSPYPTPAGSGSRDPYHAAPPPPAYYGQPPQAAPSVGYPAYAPSAPAYAAAPPVVVAPAATVAAPQKGNKMGMGTSLAVGAAAGMLGGLALAGGASYLGERFNDGCCDSDDDDYY